A single genomic interval of Lewinellaceae bacterium harbors:
- a CDS encoding UpxY family transcription antiterminator, which yields MNLKHAINQLDELEPRWFAVYTRYKQEKVVLKRLKDKGIDSYVPLTRRFRKYDKRLRHFDIPLISCYVFTKITRKEYVSVLETEGVVKFIKFSDNLISIPEEEIQWLQKILLEDLSIELDQEGMIAGQRVEVVRGNLIGLKGTLMNTSNKKNFLVEFSGIGQSFRMYVDPACLKLSASRVSAL from the coding sequence ATGAATCTCAAACATGCTATAAATCAATTGGATGAACTAGAACCCAGGTGGTTTGCTGTGTACACACGCTACAAGCAGGAAAAAGTGGTTCTAAAAAGGTTAAAGGATAAAGGGATCGATTCGTACGTCCCCCTGACCCGTCGTTTCCGGAAATATGACAAAAGACTTCGTCATTTCGACATTCCCCTCATCAGCTGTTATGTATTTACCAAAATTACCCGCAAAGAATATGTTTCAGTTCTTGAAACTGAAGGCGTCGTAAAATTTATCAAGTTCTCCGATAATCTTATTTCCATACCGGAAGAAGAAATCCAATGGTTGCAAAAAATCCTTCTGGAAGACCTAAGCATTGAATTGGATCAGGAAGGTATGATTGCGGGCCAGCGAGTGGAAGTCGTTCGGGGAAATTTAATTGGTTTGAAAGGCACATTGATGAATACTTCAAACAAAAAGAATTTCCTCGTGGAATTTTCTGGCATCGGACAGAGTTTTCGAATGTATGTAGATCCGGCTTGCTTGAAATTATCGGCAAGCAGGGTTTCTGCGCTATAA